A region of the Terriglobales bacterium genome:
CCCTGCAATAGCGTGTCATGTAACTCCTGCGCAATCCGCGTCCGCTCCGCAAGACGTTCCTCGAATCGCATGTTTAATTCCTGCGTAAGTCGATGCAAATGGTGTCGGTGCACGAGTAACGCCATAAATCCTGCAAGCACGAGCAAGGCAGAGCGGAACCACCAGGTCTGCCAGAGGGCAGGCGCAACTTCGAATATGACTGCGCTCTCGGAGCCATTCCATTCACCGAAACTGTTGCTGGCAACAACGCGGAACCGATAAGACCCCGGAGACAGGTTCGTGTAAACAGCCTCGCGAGCAGCGACGGGCTCACTCCAGGTCTTGTCGAAGTTATCAACCAGATATCGAAAACGAATGCGCTCCGGCACAGCCAGACTCAGAGCCGTGTACGCAAATGTAATTCGCTTATGAGAAGCGGAAACGCGGATGGGACTTGTACGGTTGATCGCGGCGCCATCCATGGACACTGTCTCAATGTGAGCTATCGCCGGCGCCGAACTCTCAACCAGTTGAGATGGATCAACAACCGAAAGACCGCGATTTAGGGAAAACCAAATTCTTCCCTGAGGGTCGGTAATTACAGACCTGCTCCGATTGACTCCTTCGGTGCTCGGCAGCCCGTCCGCAGGTCCGTACTCGTGAACATCGGCTGCCTGGATACTGCCGCGGATAAGCTTGGCGCGACTTACCCGCAAGACATGATTTGAGGTCGCGATCCAAAACCATCCATTCTTGTCTTCTGTAACCCCGAATATTTGTTCACGCAAAACCTCGGGCGATTGAGGAGGAGCTTGAAAATGATCAGAGGCTGAAAAAGCGAGACCACCAGAGGTTCCGCTCCAGAGAGTTCCCGATGAATCCTCCAAAAGGCAGTTCACAACTGGAGAAGGCAAACCATCATGTGTCGAATAGGTTCGCCAGTGACCGTTGGAAAAGGAACTCAGCCCATTGGATGTCGCAAACCACATTGCACGATCGCGAGTTTCGAGGATGGAAGAGACCGTATTGGAAGCGAGGCCGTCAGCCGTCGTGTAGGTTGTGAAGCGCCCATCTTTGAATTTGCTGACGCCACCACTCAGAGTGCCGGCCCACACAGAACCATCACGGCTCCGATAGACGGCATAGACGCTGTTTTGAGCGAGTCCATTTGCCTCTGTATAGCTCTGGCTCCTTGTCCTCCCATTCCGAAACTGGAGACCGGTGAGCCCGCCGCGTTGACGTCCGAGCCAGACCTCGTCGCCGCTGCCACTGATGGAATAGACGACATCATTTGCGGGTACAGCGGATATGAGAGATTGAACACGGCCATTCTGGAGTACATACAGCCCACCCCGGGCAGAAGCGAACCAGGTGCGATTATCAGCGTCAACATAGATGGGTCCGTAGCGCTCAGAGGGAAGCCCTGTGGTTCGTGAATAGGTCACAAAGGCGCTGTTGCGGATGCGGACCAGGCCTTGGGCACCTCCAATCCAAAGATTTCCCTCGCGATCCTCAAACAGGGCGTTAATACCGCCGTTTCCGCGAAGCTCATTTTCTTCTGAGAAGGAAATGCCTTTCTCATTGATACGCAGGAGCCCGCGCGCTGTGCCCACCCAGATATTCGAGTCACGATCCCGCAGGAGACTCAAAACCTGGACACTGCCGAGGGACGGCAATTCAGCTCGACGAAAGCCTTTGTCGTTCCCGCGATACGAGCCGTTGTCGGTGCCGACCCACAACTCTTCATTACCGATCGGCAGCAGACAATTGATCTTTCGGTCGGGCAATCCTGCGTTGACTTTGGTGGCTCGTCCGTGGGCAAGAAAAAAGAGGCCGGCACCAAGTGTGCCCATCCAAATTTTGCCTTGGGCTGCTTCTGCAATGGAGATTACTGGCGATGATCCGGGTAAGACGGAGGGCGCTGCCAGTTTCCGAACCTCATCTCCCGTGAAGCGGAATGTCCCTTCGGTGATGTCTGAAACAAGGACTCCGCCATTGCTGTCTTTTGCCGCCGCAGTGATCTGGGAGGTGAGTACTTCTGCACCGTATCTGATGCTCTCAAATTTGCCGTCTTTTTGGCGTACGACATCGGCGCCCTGTGGACGGATCCATAGTCTTCCGCCGTCGGCATCCGTAAGCAGTTGCAATATGGGAACGTTCGCAGCGGTGGTGGGGGACGTAAATGAGACAGGCGTGAAACTAAAACCGTCGAAGCGGATGAGACCCTTGTCGGTCCCAATCCAGAGGTATCCATCCGCAGTTTGCGCGATCGCGTTCACCGCGCCACCGGGAAATCTGTTCCCGGCAGTCCACTCCTCGCGGACGTACTGTGACGGTAGACGATTGGGGTCGAGTGCGGGTGCGTCGCTCGAGAGAAACAACAGCGCGATGCCAACCAGGATCGATCGAATTGGCTTTAACCAACAAATCACGGAAGATACTCGAACTTGTCGATTACGATCTCATTTTCGTCTTTCAGCGGGATGCCCATCTGGAATACATATAAGGCGATACGCACCGATTCGCCCCCCGGGGAAGGGACTCCTGATGTAAAGACGTGCTGGTTGATCAGACGTCCGCCGATTGCATTGCCCGATCCGGCTACAGTTGAAAAAGTTACCTGTCCCGGTTCCCACCGAAAGGAATGCGTGAACACACCAACCGGCACTCGAAATCTAAGAATGTTAGCCGGAACGTAATAAGGCTGGACGACATAGTGCGCATTATCATTATCAATGTACCCCCAACGAGAGAGCTCAACGTCAAGCTCGCGGCGGTTCCTCTCTGTGCCAACGCCATCCCAGGTGATAAGAGTCAGAACAGCAGAAGGCTCGAGATGAGAAACATCGCGCACCTGGAAGCGGTACGTCCCGTATCCCAGGCTGCGCGTAAGCTTCAACTCCGCGGCAGTCCATTTTCCCGGGCTTCCCGAGATGCGAAGATGGAGTGCGCCGCTGTTGTCCGTCCAGACGTTCGCAGGATCGAAGAAGTTTCTTGAGCCGGCACGGAAGATTGGTCCTGTGCTCGTCGTCCATTCGTATCCGCTAAATCTCAGTGTCTTGGGAGACGGAAATACAGGAGCCGCCCCTCGACCGTCGATGACCGCCAGCGCCACCACGCCGTGGCCGACGACAGGCAGCGATTCGGTTTGCTCAGGCGGATCGCAGTCCGGATCAACCAACAGAGCGGCATACTGTAATCCCAGTTGGATCGAACTCTTCCATCGGCCATCGCTCTCGATATTCGTGAACCGCTGGCCAGACCGCGGGTGTACAGCCCATCGTCCATTGACCTTTGCATACAGCACGATGCGCTGCCCGGGTCGAGCCGCCGTGGCACGACCCTCGATCATGTCTGTTTTACCGGGACTCTCCTGGTCTGCCGCGGGAACCCTGCTAAAGACGATGGTCGGAGCGGAACTTGTCGATGAGGAGTGGCATGCGGACAGAGCAAAACAAACTGCCAGAGATACAGATAGTGTCTTGACACGTGCGATGATGTGCGAACGCGGTGTCATCGATCTCCGTCACTGCGGGAAGCAAGCTGCAATCACAGTTGATTGGCGACATTCGAGACAAACTCCCACTCCGCCACTAAGAGTCAGAAGCTGCAGGCTGGGTCCAACTTCCCTCGGTGAGCCTAGATTTTCTTATTGGGTGATTGTACGCCAGGGCTGCCAGGCTCTGAACGCCAAGCTCAATCCAAAAGATTCTCTGAGTGTGTGTATGGTTTTGTCCGAATAGCCTTTCGCCACACCCGGCGATATGCGAAAAAAGATCATGGATCCTGCAGGGATTTGTCGTCCCATAATGGAACTCATGTCAGAGCCGCTTGGCTCATGCTACGATGAACCCCGCAACCCCATGATGTTCCCCGCTCCTGTCCCGGAAATCCCCGCGGCCAACGTCGACAAAGCCGCAGCCTACTACGTCAACACGCTGGGCTTCACCTTCGATTGGGGGAACGACCAAGGCGGCATCGCCGGCATCTCCAGGGGCAATTGCAGACTGTTTATCACCAATCGCTCCTTCCGAGAGTCCCACGGCAACCTAGGCCCTATCCTTTTCTGGCTCAATCTCGACAGCAAGGCTGAGGTGGACAAACTCTTCGCCCAGTGGAAGGCCGCGCAAGCCAAGATCGTTTCCGAGCCTGAGGACAAACCGTGGAAGCTGCGCGAGTTCATGGCCGCCGATCTTGATGGCAACCTCATTCGTGTCTTCTATGATTTCCGGGGCGACACGTAACAGAACCACACATCGCACAGAGTCGGGCGGGTGGCCGACTTCTCGATTT
Encoded here:
- a CDS encoding two-component regulator propeller domain-containing protein, encoding MICWLKPIRSILVGIALLFLSSDAPALDPNRLPSQYVREEWTAGNRFPGGAVNAIAQTADGYLWIGTDKGLIRFDGFSFTPVSFTSPTTAANVPILQLLTDADGGRLWIRPQGADVVRQKDGKFESIRYGAEVLTSQITAAAKDSNGGVLVSDITEGTFRFTGDEVRKLAAPSVLPGSSPVISIAEAAQGKIWMGTLGAGLFFLAHGRATKVNAGLPDRKINCLLPIGNEELWVGTDNGSYRGNDKGFRRAELPSLGSVQVLSLLRDRDSNIWVGTARGLLRINEKGISFSEENELRGNGGINALFEDREGNLWIGGAQGLVRIRNSAFVTYSRTTGLPSERYGPIYVDADNRTWFASARGGLYVLQNGRVQSLISAVPANDVVYSISGSGDEVWLGRQRGGLTGLQFRNGRTRSQSYTEANGLAQNSVYAVYRSRDGSVWAGTLSGGVSKFKDGRFTTYTTADGLASNTVSSILETRDRAMWFATSNGLSSFSNGHWRTYSTHDGLPSPVVNCLLEDSSGTLWSGTSGGLAFSASDHFQAPPQSPEVLREQIFGVTEDKNGWFWIATSNHVLRVSRAKLIRGSIQAADVHEYGPADGLPSTEGVNRSRSVITDPQGRIWFSLNRGLSVVDPSQLVESSAPAIAHIETVSMDGAAINRTSPIRVSASHKRITFAYTALSLAVPERIRFRYLVDNFDKTWSEPVAAREAVYTNLSPGSYRFRVVASNSFGEWNGSESAVIFEVAPALWQTWWFRSALLVLAGFMALLVHRHHLHRLTQELNMRFEERLAERTRIAQELHDTLLQGFLSASMQLHVAEERLPETSPAKPLVRRVLELMQDVIEEGRNALRGLRSPGNTPGELDEAFSRVPEELGSRGAVNFRVIVEGQPRLLRPFIRDDVYRMGREALVNAFRHARANNIQLELEYGLRNLRVLVRDDGCGIDDHVLRAGRDGHWGLPGIRERAERIGARLRVWSRPAHGTEIELCIPADIAFESNSVARRTNWLTRFYAPKLKPPSDTAKRVG
- a CDS encoding VOC family protein; amino-acid sequence: MELMSEPLGSCYDEPRNPMMFPAPVPEIPAANVDKAAAYYVNTLGFTFDWGNDQGGIAGISRGNCRLFITNRSFRESHGNLGPILFWLNLDSKAEVDKLFAQWKAAQAKIVSEPEDKPWKLREFMAADLDGNLIRVFYDFRGDT